The region CAACTCTATGCACGCCTGCGCCATGCCGGTGTGTTCGTGGTGTCGGCGCCGCCGGCGTCCCTCACCCGCCGACTCAATCATCTGTACCTATCGCTGCGTCGCAGCGGGCGGCTGTAACCGCCCGTCGGCGCAGTTTTCACGCCTTTATCACGCTAATTTCACGCACTTTTCCCATTACCCCGGGCACCAACCCTACGCCCGATGAAATCGCTATTGAGAATAGTTATCGACTGCCTTATTGTTCGCAACGATTAAAACGGGCCGGATTTTTCATCATTTTCGTTCTCAAGGAGCTCATCGGATGACCCGCCTCCGCATTACGCCTTCACTGCTTGCTGTGTCTGTTGCGGCTGCCTCTGGCGCCGCCTTTGCCCAATCTGCCGTTACCGAATTGCAGCGCGTCCAGGTGGTGTCCACCGCCAGCGGCTACGAGCAGAAGATCACCGACGCGCCGGCCAGCATCACCGTGGTCAGCCGTGAAGACCTAGAGCAGAAGCGCTACGCCAACCTGGCTGAAGCGCTGGAGGATGTGGAAGGCATCGATGTGCGTGGCAACACCGGCAAGACCGGCGGACTGAACATTTCCATCCGCGGCATGCCGGCCGAATACACCCTGATCCTGATCGACGGCCGCCGTCAGAACACTTCCGGCAACATTGGCCCGAACGGTTTTGGCGAGTACAACACCAGCTTTATGCCGCCGATGTCCGCCATTGAGCGCATCGAAGTGGTACGCGGGCCGATGTCGACCTTGTACGGTTCCGACGCCATGGGCGGTGTGGTCAACATCATCACCCGCAAGGTCGGCCGTGAATGGGGCGGTAATTTCACCCAAGACTACACGCTGCAGGAAGAACGCGAGTTCGGTGACACCTACAGCACCAGTCTGTATGCCAGCGGCCCGCTGGTGGACGACACCCTCGGTCTGACCGTGCGCGGCGGCCTCACCCACCGTGATGAGTCTGACCTGAAGGCCACCGGCGTCGGCAGCGCCGCCGGTGCCACGCTCAACACCCGCGGCCAAAACGTAGTGGAAGCGCGCCAGTACAATGTCGGCGCCCGCTTCGACCTGACCGCCCTCGACAACAATGACCTGTGGCTGGATTTCGATCTGGCCAAGCAAAAGTACGACAACGGCAGTCCCGACGACCGCAAGCTGTCGAACAACGACACGCCCACCAACTGGCGCGGTTACGACGACACGCTGCGTTTCAATCGTCACCAGATCGCGCTCGGTCACGACGGCAATTACGGCCTGGTCCAGACCCAGTCCAGCCTGATGTACAACTACACCGAGACCCTCGGCCGCACCATTCCCGGCAACCCCAGCAATCCGGGCAACACCGGCATCCCCGGCAAGAATGTGATGGATGACCGCGAGCTAGAAAACACCAACTGGGTGTTCGACACCAAAGCCATGATGGGCCTCGGCGACAGCCACTTCCTCACCGTCGGCGGTCAATGGTGGAAAGCCGAGATGCTCGATGCCATGGCGGGCGGCGACGAGTTCAAACAAACCACTTGGTCGCTGTTTGCCGAAGATGAATGGCGCATCGTCGACAGCTTCGCGCTGACCTTAGGCGCCCGTCACGATCAGCACGATGCGTTCGGCGGCCATTTCAGCCCGCGCGCCTACGGTGTTTGGAGCGCCACGCCAGAAGTGACTTTGAAAGGCGGTGTCAGCGGCGGCTATAAAACCCCGCAAGTGAATGAGCTGCACAACGGCATCAACGGCGTGTCCGGCCAAGGCACCGTGGCCACCGTCGGCAACCCGGACTTGAAGCCGGAGACCAGCCTCAGCCAGGAGCTCGGCCTGTATTACGATGCTGAAGACGGCTTCGCCTTCAACGTCACCGTGTTCCACAACGAATTCAAAGACAAAATCACCGGTGTTGCCGGTCGCTACAACTGCAACTACGACGGCAGCGGCACGCAGCCGATCCCCAACCCGCTGCCTGGCGATTGCTACAACTTGGTCGGTTACGACGGCCAGTACGAAGTCAGCTGGCAGGAAAACGTGGACAAGGCACGCACCCAGGGGGTTGAGCTGGGCAGCACTTTCCCGCTGGCCGACACCGTGTCACTGGGCCTGAACTACACCTACACCGACAGTGAAATCCGCAAGAACGGCCAGAACGCCGGCCAGCTGTCCGACACCCCGCGCCACATGGCGCACGCGCGCCTGAACTGGCAAGCCACGCCGCGTGTCAGCCTGTGGACCCGTGTCGACTACCGTGGTGAAAGCCGGCGCTTCGACGGCCGCACCAGCGATCTGAACGCCGCCAACCAAGCGCTGTACAACGCCGTGGGTGACATCAAAGGCTATGAGTTGGTGAGTGTGGGCGGCAGCTTCCGGGTCAACCCGGCACTGACCCTCAACGCCGGCATCTACAACGCGCTGAACAAAGACTTCCGCAAGTTCACCGCCTATGACTACAACGGCCAAACCTACTACGCCAGCCAGTACAGCCACTTCAACCGCTCCACCAAGGGCGGCGTGTTGGAAGGCCGTCGGCTGTGGGTGTCCGCCAACTTCACCTTCTGATCCAGCCCCTCCCTCCGCGCCAGCGCGCGGAGGGAGGTGGTCGTTGCTGCCGTTACGGCGCCACCGGATAGCGGCTGGCAATGGCAATGCGGTTCCAACTGTTGATCACCACCGCCAACCATTCGATCGCCGCCATCTGTGCCGGCGACAACACGGCGGCCGCCTGCGCGTAGACCGCGTCCTCCACCTGCCCGACGGACACCAAAGTGATCGCCTCCATCAGCGCTAATCCAGCGCGCTCAGTGGCGTCGAAATAAGCGGTCTCCCGCCACCCCGGCAACACTGCAATGCGGTCCGCCGACTCACCGCTGGTGAGCGCATCGCGGGCATGCAAACGCATACAGAACGCGCACTGATTGAGCTGCGAGGCACGCAACCTGAGCAGGTGAGCGAAGCCGAGGGCGATACCGGCATCGGCCAACGCGGCAGACACCAGGCGCTCCAGTTCCATCACCCCCTGATATAACGCTGGTGCAGCCTTGCCCAAATTCACTCTTTCCATCGCTTCTCAACTCCAAAACGGTTTGCAGACTGACGGGACGCGCGCCGCCAAGCATTGAAGCTTACCAGTGGCGACGCGCAGATGGCGGCCCATAGTAGCCGTCCGCCTGGCGTTTAACGTCCAGCAATCAGCGGGCCTCAGCGCCAGATACCGACCTAAAGGGCACGAGAGACCAGCCGGCACACTTGGCGCCGCAATGCCTCAGCACGCTGAGTTCAGCGAACACAGTGCAACGCAATCGACGGTACGCACCCCGCCGACGGGCCAGCCGCCCGTCCCGAGCGCGGCCCAGGTGCCCAGCCGGACACCTGCCCCATCTCGGCACCGCCAGGTTCGCCAAAAAGGTCATGAACAGTGGTTCCTTTCTAGGTCGCGATTGATACAATGCAACCCATTCTCATTTACTAACCAGTCCCGTTTGCAACCTAGATCCAGGACCCCAGCCTACCCGTGTCGACACCCACCTCTTCCCTCGCCAGCGCTCGCAGTTTTTGGCTGCGCCACTTGCATCGCTGGCACTGGATCAGCTCAGCGCTGTGCCTGATCGGCATGGTGTTGTTCGCGGTGACCGGCATCACGCTGAACCACGCTGGCCAAATTGAGGCCCAACCGCAGGTGACGCTGCGCACCGCGCTGCTGCCCGAGCCGCTGCGCGCGCAATGGGCCGACGCGGAGCCCGACGCCGCCGCGCGCGCCGGATTGCAGCAGTGGTTGCGTGACCAATGGCAGCTGCGCAGCACGCTCGATGGGTTGGAATGGGACAACGACGAGCTTTATCTGCCGCTGCCACGCCCAGGCGGTGACGGTTGGCTGAGCGCCGACCTGACCAGCGGCGAGGTCGAGTACGAAGTCACCGACCGCGGTTGGATCAGTTGGCTCAACGATCTGCACAAAGGCCGTAACACCGGTCTCGCTTGGTCTTGGTTCCTGGATTTGTTTGCCGTGGCCTGCCTGGTGTTTTCGCTCACCGGCCTGCTGCTGCTCTACCTGCACGGGCGTCAGCGCCCCGGCACTTGGCCCGTGGTGGGCTTGGGGCTGGTGATTCCGCTGGTGTTGATCGTGCTGTTTATGCACGCCTGAGGAGACCTTGATGCGCCTTGTTGCCCCTTTCGTCTGCGCTGCGGCACTGCTGCCAGCAGTGGCGGCCGCCGCCACGCTGACAGTGGACGTGGAAGTGCCGACCCTGAACGTGGCCGAGTATCACCGCCCCTACGTGGCGCTGTGGCTGGAGCCAGCCGCCGGCGAGCCGGTCAACCTGGCGGTGTGGTATGACCTCAAGCTGAAGGACAACGAAGGCGAAAAGTGGCTCAAGGACATGCGCCTGTGGTGGCGCAAAACCGGCCGCACCCTAACGATGCCGGTGGACGGCGTGTCCGGCGCCACCCGCGTGCCGGGGCGTCACACCGTCACCTTCGCCGGCGACCAAGCACCGCTGGCCGGATTGCCGGCCGGCGACTACACCCTGCATGTGGAAGCCGCGCGCGAAGTCGGCGGCCGTGAAGTGGTGTCGATACCCTTCACCTGGCCGGCGCCGAATAGCCCCGCCGAAGCCCGTGGCAACAGCGAACTCGGCCGCATCCGCGTCGCCGTTGAATGATCGCAAACAAGGAGAAAGTGATGATGATGTCTGCACGCCGCTGGCCCGCGCTGGCCACCGCCGCCGTTCTGGCGCTGTCCCTGTCCAGTGCCGCCCAGGCCCACCGCCAATGGCTGGTGCCGTCGGCCACCGCGCTGTCCGCCGACGATGTCTATGTCACCGTGGATGCTGCGATTTCCAACGAATTGTTCCATCCGGACCACTTCGCCATGCCGCTTGACGGTCTGCAGGCAATCGGCCCGGACGGCAAGCCGGTGGCACTGGAAAACGCCATGGCCGGTCGCTATCGCACCACCTTTGACGTACCGCTGGCTCAGCGTGGTACCTACAAGATCCACGCCAACGGCGGCGGCGTGATGGCGATGTGGAAAGAAAATGGCGAGAACAAGCGCTGGCGCGGCAGCGCCGACCAACTCGCCACCGCGGTGCCGAAAGGCGCCAAGGACCTGCGCGTGATCGAAATGGTCCGCCACTTGGAAACCTACGTCACCAACGGTGCCCCCACCACCGAGGTGTTTACGCTGGAAAACAAAGGCCTGGAGCTGCGCCCGGTCACCCACCCCAATGACCTGGTCGACAACGAAGCCGCCACCTTCCAGTTGCTGCTGGACGGCAAGCCGGCCGCCGACCTGGACGTAGAAGTGGTGCCCGGCAACCGCCGCTACCGCAACAGCCCGGACGAAATGACGGTGAAAACCGGCGCCGACGGCCGCTTCAGCGTGACCTTCCCAGCACCGGGCATGTACTGGCTCAACGCCAGCGTCAGCGACGGCAATACGTCCCTGCCGGGCGCCAGCCGCCGTGCCAGCTACACCGCCACCATGGAAGTGCTGCCGCAGTAACGCCTGCCGGCCCCGGGTAGCCGGGGCCGCAGCACCAGCATGATGCGCTCTGCCCCCCTGCTGCGCCGGCTGCTGACCGGCACTGTCCTCGGCGTCCTGTTGCTGCTGTGGGGCAGTGCCGGGTTGTTAGCCGCGCTCAATCCCCCCTCTAGCACCGACCGCCCACTGCGGCCGGAGCAACTGGCTGCGCAGCTGTCTGCACTGCCGTTGCCGGCGCCGGTGACGGTGGAGGCGGTATCGGTGCAAGCCGGCGCGCTGGCACAGGCTTGGCTGCAGGACGGCCACGGCACCCGGCACCATCTCTATCTCGACCCGGTGCAAGGCACCCCGGTGACCCTGCGCGCCGGCTGGCTGGCGCCGCTCGCCGGTCACGCACAACGCTGGGCGGCGCCGCTGCGCGCACCGCTGCCGGCGCTCGCGCTGCTGGCCGTTGGCTACCTGCTGGTGTGCCGCCCACTGTGGCGCCGCCGCCCACCACTGGTGGCCGCCTCCGGCAGCGCGCTGGTGTGCTACGGCAGCCAGTCCGGTACTGCTGAAGCACTGGCCCAGCACAGCGCCGCATTACTCGGCGACCTGCCTTGCCTGCCGCTTAATGCCGTCACCGCCGACCAACTGCGGCGGTTGCAGCAGCTGTGGGTGGTGACCAGCACCTATGGTGAAGGCGATGCGCCGGACAACGCGGCGCTGTTTGCCAAGACGCTGGCCGCCGCCGGCCCTCTGCCCCGTTTGCACTACCAAGTGTTGGGGCTCGGCGATCACCGTTACCAGCAATTCTGCGGCTATGCCGCCCAACTCGATCAGGCGCTGGCGCAGGCCGGCGCCACGCCGCAGACCGCACTGCTGTGCATGGCCGAGCGCGAACCGCAGGTGTGGCAGCGCTGGCTGAGCACGCTGGGCAGCGACAGCGACAGCGATGGCGCGCCGCTGCCACTGGCTACTTGGCAGCCAGCTCGCTTGAGCGGGCGCACGCTGCTCAATCCCGGTAGCGCCGGCGGCGGCCTCTACCACATCACACTCACTCCGCACTCACCACTGAGCTGGCAAGCCGGTGACGTGGTGGAGATCGCCTGCGGTGATGACGCCGATAGTGTGCGCGCCTACTCCATCGCCTCGCTGCCGTCAGACGGCGCCATTAGCCTGCTGGTGCGCCAACTGGCGGTGGCGCCGGGCCAATGGGGGCTCGGCTCCGGCCTGCTCACCGAACACTGGCCGTTGAACCAGGAGGTGCGGGTGCGGGTGCGCACCAACAGTGGCTTCCACAGCCAGCCGGGCCCGGCGATCCTGATCGGCAGCGGCACCGGTCTAGCCGGCTTGCTCGGCCATCTGCGCCAACGTGGCCGCGCTCACCCGGCCGACACCTGGTTGCTGTGGGGTGAGCGCAACGCGGCTGTGGACGACATCTGTGCTATTGAACTGGCGGAGTGGGCCGGGCGTGGGGTGCAGATCGACAAGGTATTTTCCCGCGATGGCCACCCCCTCCGTTACGTGCAGGAGCTGCTGCCGGGCTACGCCGACCAGCTCGATCACTGGTTGCAACGCGGCGCCACCCTCTATGTGTGCGGCAGTCTCGATGGCATGGGTGCCGGCGTCGACCAAACGCTACGCAGCCTGTTCGGCGCCGAACGCATCGACCAGCTCCTGGCCGCCGGTCGCTACCGGCGCGATCTGTACTGAATCCGCACCACAAAAAAAACGCCGCAAAGCGGCGTTAGAAAGACTTCAAGTGTGTACAGCATCAGCGTCAAAGCGGTGGCCGGTGATAGTGGCCGGTCGGTGTCGGACCTGTCGCTAGATCAGAGTCAGCGCTGGCACCCGAGTTCCCGGACCATAAGGAAAAGCTGCTTTTCAAAAAGTGACTGGATTCACGGGCCATTTACCGCCCACCACTGGAGCCGCTCCGGCAGCTTGGGTACTCTTGGGTGCCACCGTTCCAGCGGCACTTGCCTGCCCCGCCCTCATTGATAACTGACGGCTTTCCTGCAACCCGCTGCCCTTTGCTGACCGAAAGGACTCCCCTGTGATCCAAGCCCTTTACGCTGTATACCGCCGGGTGGTGCTCAACCATCCTTGGCTGTGGATGCTACTGATCGTCGCCATGAGCGTGTTCTCGCTCTACCACGCCCGTGATTTCCGGCTCGACGCTTCCGCCGATTCGCTGATCCTCGAAAACGACGAAGCCTTGGCGTTCTACCGCGAAGTGGCCCAGCGCTACGGCGGCAGCGAGTTCCTGATCGTCACCTACGAGCCCAGCGAGCGCGCGCTGTTCAGCCGCCCGGTGCTGGACGACCTGGCCACGTTGCAGCAGGAACTGGCGGTGCTGCCGCGGGTGGAGTCGGTGTACAGCATGCTCGACGTGCCGCTGCTCTACAGCCCTAAGGAGCCGCTTGGCGAACTGGCCAAGGGCTACCGCACGCTGCGTGACGCCGAAGCGCCGCTGGAACTGGCCGCACAGGAATTGTCCGGTCGCAACCCGCTGTACCGTGACCTGCTGGTGAACCGCGACGGCAGCATGACCGCGCTGCTGATCACGTTCGAGCGCGACGACCGCTTCTATACCTTGCTGCAACGTCGCGATGATCTACGTGAACGGGTCGAGAAGGGTCAGGCCAGCAGCGCTGAAAAACGCGAACTGCGTGATGCCGAGCGCGCCTACAGCGATTACTCCGCCGGCCAGCAGGAGCGCAACGCGGCCGAAATCGCCCATATCCGCAGCATCATGGATGGCCACCGCGACCGCGCCAGCTTGTTCCTTGGCGGCGCCGCCATGATCGCCTCCGATGCGGTGTCTTACGTGCGCAATGATTTGGAGTTCTTCAGCCTCGGTGTTGGCGCCTTTCTGATTTTGGCACTGCTGCTGATCTTCCGCCGTGCACGCTGGATCGTGCTGCCGCTGTCCTGCTGCGCGCTGACGGTGTTGTGGACGCTGGGCTGGCTCGGTCTTGCCGATTGGAAAGTCACGGTGATCAGCTCCAACTTCGTGTCGCTGCTGCTGATCATCACCATGTCGATGGCGATTCACCTCACCGTGCGCTACCGCGAATTGCAGTTGGAACACCCGGCTGCCACCCAGCGCGAGCTGGTGCAAGCCACCCTCGGTTTCATGGCGCGGCCGATCATCTACACCGCGCTGACCACCATAGTGGCGTTCATCTCGTTGGTGGTCAGCGGCATCCGCCCGGTGATCGACTTCGGCTGGATGATGACGTTCGGGCTGTGCTTCGCGCTGTTCCTATGCCTGGTGTTCTACCCGTCGCTGCTGGCGTTGCTGCCCAAGGATCAGCCGCGCGAAATGCGTGATGTGACCCGCCGTGCCACGCTGGCGGTGGCCGACTTCAACGCCCGCCACCACTTGGCGGTGGTGCTGGTTGCAGTGCTGCTGGGCGTTGGCGCGGTGTGGGGCACCACCAAACTGACGGTGGAAAACCGCTTCATTGATTACTTCAAAGAACACACCGAGATCTACCAAGGCATGGTCGCTATTGACCGTCACTTGGGCGGTACCACGCCGCTGGACATCGTCATCGATGCACCGCGCAGCCACACCGACCGCACCCCGCCGCTGGCCGAGGACGACCCGTTTGCCGACCCGTTCTCCAGCGCCGGCAACAACGCGTTTGCCCAGCACGACGATGAATTCGGCGATGACCCGTTCGGCGATCCATTTGCCGACCCGTTTGACGACGCCGACGAAGACAACAGCGCCGATGCGCTGGAAAACGCCT is a window of Alcanivorax sp. REN37 DNA encoding:
- a CDS encoding TonB-dependent receptor domain-containing protein, translated to MTRLRITPSLLAVSVAAASGAAFAQSAVTELQRVQVVSTASGYEQKITDAPASITVVSREDLEQKRYANLAEALEDVEGIDVRGNTGKTGGLNISIRGMPAEYTLILIDGRRQNTSGNIGPNGFGEYNTSFMPPMSAIERIEVVRGPMSTLYGSDAMGGVVNIITRKVGREWGGNFTQDYTLQEEREFGDTYSTSLYASGPLVDDTLGLTVRGGLTHRDESDLKATGVGSAAGATLNTRGQNVVEARQYNVGARFDLTALDNNDLWLDFDLAKQKYDNGSPDDRKLSNNDTPTNWRGYDDTLRFNRHQIALGHDGNYGLVQTQSSLMYNYTETLGRTIPGNPSNPGNTGIPGKNVMDDRELENTNWVFDTKAMMGLGDSHFLTVGGQWWKAEMLDAMAGGDEFKQTTWSLFAEDEWRIVDSFALTLGARHDQHDAFGGHFSPRAYGVWSATPEVTLKGGVSGGYKTPQVNELHNGINGVSGQGTVATVGNPDLKPETSLSQELGLYYDAEDGFAFNVTVFHNEFKDKITGVAGRYNCNYDGSGTQPIPNPLPGDCYNLVGYDGQYEVSWQENVDKARTQGVELGSTFPLADTVSLGLNYTYTDSEIRKNGQNAGQLSDTPRHMAHARLNWQATPRVSLWTRVDYRGESRRFDGRTSDLNAANQALYNAVGDIKGYELVSVGGSFRVNPALTLNAGIYNALNKDFRKFTAYDYNGQTYYASQYSHFNRSTKGGVLEGRRLWVSANFTF
- a CDS encoding carboxymuconolactone decarboxylase family protein, whose translation is MERVNLGKAAPALYQGVMELERLVSAALADAGIALGFAHLLRLRASQLNQCAFCMRLHARDALTSGESADRIAVLPGWRETAYFDATERAGLALMEAITLVSVGQVEDAVYAQAAAVLSPAQMAAIEWLAVVINSWNRIAIASRYPVAP
- a CDS encoding PepSY-associated TM helix domain-containing protein produces the protein MSTPTSSLASARSFWLRHLHRWHWISSALCLIGMVLFAVTGITLNHAGQIEAQPQVTLRTALLPEPLRAQWADAEPDAAARAGLQQWLRDQWQLRSTLDGLEWDNDELYLPLPRPGGDGWLSADLTSGEVEYEVTDRGWISWLNDLHKGRNTGLAWSWFLDLFAVACLVFSLTGLLLLYLHGRQRPGTWPVVGLGLVIPLVLIVLFMHA
- a CDS encoding DUF2271 domain-containing protein; amino-acid sequence: MRLVAPFVCAAALLPAVAAAATLTVDVEVPTLNVAEYHRPYVALWLEPAAGEPVNLAVWYDLKLKDNEGEKWLKDMRLWWRKTGRTLTMPVDGVSGATRVPGRHTVTFAGDQAPLAGLPAGDYTLHVEAAREVGGREVVSIPFTWPAPNSPAEARGNSELGRIRVAVE
- a CDS encoding DUF4198 domain-containing protein gives rise to the protein MMMSARRWPALATAAVLALSLSSAAQAHRQWLVPSATALSADDVYVTVDAAISNELFHPDHFAMPLDGLQAIGPDGKPVALENAMAGRYRTTFDVPLAQRGTYKIHANGGGVMAMWKENGENKRWRGSADQLATAVPKGAKDLRVIEMVRHLETYVTNGAPTTEVFTLENKGLELRPVTHPNDLVDNEAATFQLLLDGKPAADLDVEVVPGNRRYRNSPDEMTVKTGADGRFSVTFPAPGMYWLNASVSDGNTSLPGASRRASYTATMEVLPQ
- a CDS encoding NADPH cytochrome P450 oxidoreductase family protein codes for the protein MMRSAPLLRRLLTGTVLGVLLLLWGSAGLLAALNPPSSTDRPLRPEQLAAQLSALPLPAPVTVEAVSVQAGALAQAWLQDGHGTRHHLYLDPVQGTPVTLRAGWLAPLAGHAQRWAAPLRAPLPALALLAVGYLLVCRPLWRRRPPLVAASGSALVCYGSQSGTAEALAQHSAALLGDLPCLPLNAVTADQLRRLQQLWVVTSTYGEGDAPDNAALFAKTLAAAGPLPRLHYQVLGLGDHRYQQFCGYAAQLDQALAQAGATPQTALLCMAEREPQVWQRWLSTLGSDSDSDGAPLPLATWQPARLSGRTLLNPGSAGGGLYHITLTPHSPLSWQAGDVVEIACGDDADSVRAYSIASLPSDGAISLLVRQLAVAPGQWGLGSGLLTEHWPLNQEVRVRVRTNSGFHSQPGPAILIGSGTGLAGLLGHLRQRGRAHPADTWLLWGERNAAVDDICAIELAEWAGRGVQIDKVFSRDGHPLRYVQELLPGYADQLDHWLQRGATLYVCGSLDGMGAGVDQTLRSLFGAERIDQLLAAGRYRRDLY
- a CDS encoding efflux RND transporter permease subunit, whose amino-acid sequence is MIQALYAVYRRVVLNHPWLWMLLIVAMSVFSLYHARDFRLDASADSLILENDEALAFYREVAQRYGGSEFLIVTYEPSERALFSRPVLDDLATLQQELAVLPRVESVYSMLDVPLLYSPKEPLGELAKGYRTLRDAEAPLELAAQELSGRNPLYRDLLVNRDGSMTALLITFERDDRFYTLLQRRDDLRERVEKGQASSAEKRELRDAERAYSDYSAGQQERNAAEIAHIRSIMDGHRDRASLFLGGAAMIASDAVSYVRNDLEFFSLGVGAFLILALLLIFRRARWIVLPLSCCALTVLWTLGWLGLADWKVTVISSNFVSLLLIITMSMAIHLTVRYRELQLEHPAATQRELVQATLGFMARPIIYTALTTIVAFISLVVSGIRPVIDFGWMMTFGLCFALFLCLVFYPSLLALLPKDQPREMRDVTRRATLAVADFNARHHLAVVLVAVLLGVGAVWGTTKLTVENRFIDYFKEHTEIYQGMVAIDRHLGGTTPLDIVIDAPRSHTDRTPPLAEDDPFADPFSSAGNNAFAQHDDEFGDDPFGDPFADPFDDADEDNSADALENAYWYTPQRLDQLLAIQHYLESLPETGKVLSLASVYEVATDLNNAPLSYFDLMMLARFVPETLRTQLVKPYLSEDGNQVRISIRVVDSDRNLNRNDLLAKIHHDLTHDFDLEPEQVTLTGAMVLYNNMLQSLFQSQIATLGFVFLSIMAMFLVLFRSLALSVIAMLPNLLSAAFILGLMGWIGLPLDIMTITIAAITIGIAVDASIHYIHRFRVEFPRDHDYVATMKRCHGSIGTAVYYTSMIIVAGFLILVASNFKPTVYFGALTSLAMVVALTANLTVMPSMLVWLKPRIPPLK